GAAGCGCAGTCGGGACCGCTCACGCGCACGACCGCGATGGCGGACGTGCCCACGGGTGTAGCCAAGGCGGCGATGGTGTCGGTCGGTCGGGACATGCCGTTCACGGAAAACGGCGGCGCACCAAAGCGCAAATAAACACGGGTGCCCGGGTCCCGACGGGATATTCGTCAGCCGCGAGCTGGGCTCGGAAAAACTCAGGGTTTGGCGGCGGGATCGAGAGTGATCTTGGTGCCGCTGCCTTCACGGGGTTCTATTTTGAAGGCGTTTAGATCGATGCGGTTGTTGAACCGGATGCCGCCTTTTTCGAGTTGTTCGTAAGCCGCGTCGCTTTCGATGGCCGTCAGCAGGATCACGGCTTTCGAGCCGGGGGGGAAGTTAATGTAGTGGTGTTCGCCGCCGCCATAGACGCCACCATAGGCATTGCCTGAGAGGGTGAGCGTGCCGCCGGCGAGCGTGAGAACGCCATGAGTGCCTTCGGCTGCGTCGTCGAACGAGACGAGTTCGGCGAATACGTTGCCGGCCTGAAGTGTGAAAGTGGCGTTGCGGCGAAGTTTGAGTTCGCCGGCGGGAAGCGTGAGCACGGAGTCGGCGCCGTTCATGAGCACGTGGCCGGGCGTATCGCTGCCAACGATAAAATTCGCACTCGTGCCGCCATCAAAGGTGGCATCCGTAATGGTCAGGCTTCCGCCGTTGCGAACAAAGATCCACGAAGGGCCGCCGGTTTGTTTCCAGCCGCCTTTCTTGGTCATGAGCACGGGAATCTCGACCGAGAAATCGCCTTGTCGATCCGCGTGCCAGGTTGAGGTGCCTGCGCCGATGATCACGGCGTTGGGCGTGGCGAGGGTGGTCGGGGCCGGCAAGGCGGGCGCCTTTACCGCGATGTCCGCTGCGGCGGCTTTGGTTGGTGTGGGCGTGGGTGCGGACGGTTTTACCGAGGACGGCGGCTTGGCATTCGCAGGGGCTTTTTTGACGGGCGGAACGATCTTCAGCGGAGGCAGCGCGTTCTTGGACCAATTTTTGGCTTCGTCCCAATCGCCGTCGCGGCCCTTCCAGGTATTCTGGGCGAGCACCAGTGAGGGCGTGGCAAAGAGCGTGGCGACGAGAAGAAAACGAGGGCGAAAAAATCGAGCGAAGGGGATCATGCCGGGAAGGGGTGTGTTAAAAAGCGTGTGCGTGCAGCCCGTGTTTCGCCAAGCAATAATTGCATCGAGTTGCAGGATGTCTGCTGTGCTTCTGCGAACATAAAAAATCCCGCCGGCGTGTGCGCGGCGGGATTTTTATCGCGAAGGTTAAGGGTTACTCGGATTGATCGGAGGCGGCTGCGGGAGCGGGTTGCGGCATACCGTTTGTTTGCGTCGGGGTGGGCTTGTAGGCGCTGGCGAATTGGAAAAGTCGCACGCTTTGGGAGACGAATTTATAGGGAATCGAAATCGTCACGGCGGCCTTGGCTTGGCTGGCGGTGACCGTGGCTTTGACGGGCTCGCCGGCGGCATAACCGTCTTTGAGCGTTTTGATCTGGGCCTGAATATCGGTGTCGGCGGCATCAAATGATGCGCCTGCAACGACGGTATCGACGATCTTTTCGCCGTGAATGGCCATCACGGCCACTTCATCGTTTTGGAGCGTGAGCTTGATGGGATGATCCACCGGACGCTTGGCGGCGATGGCGGGAAGTTTGGCACGGAGGCTCGCTTCGCTGGATGCATAAACGAGGTTACCGCCCACGACGCCGTAGTATTGAGTGGTCTTGGTGACCTGGTCTTTTCCGCCGACCGACATCGTGGTCGTGGTGACAATGGAGCCGAATTTGGTGCCATCGATGGTCAGCGCATTTTCGGTCAGTTCTTGCTGAATCCCGGGGGCGGGCGTGGCGGGATTGAGAGATGAGGCAGCGAGCAGCATCGTGTTGGTGAATTCCTTGGAGAGGCCCATCATGTTTTTATAGGCAGCGTTGATTTCGGCCTCGGTGAATTTGCCGGTGTTGACGCCGAGCATGTCGAGTTCAGGCGCTTGAGTTCCTTTTGGCAGAGACATGTTCATCGAGATGACCGCGCCGCCGTCGTTGTGTTCTGAAAGGGAAAGGTAGGCGGCTTTGGCGGACTTGAGTGCTTCCGAACCGGAGGGGTAGGGCACGGCGCTCAACGTATCGAGAAGACCGGTTACGAATTCGATCTGGCCATGCATGTTTTGGCGCACGACAACACTGAACAGGCCGTCAGCGGGAATGGATTCAGCGATCTTGGGCGAGGGGCTTTGGGCGTAGCGGAGGAATCGGCCGGTCGCGCTGTCGGGGAGAAATTGACCGTAATAACTTAAAGAGAGGCCCTGGTCGTTGAGATCAAAGGAGCCACCGCCCGAGTGAAGTTGGGCGAGATAGCCCCAGAGCACGTTGGCGTAATCGAGCGCGGCTTTTTGTTCGGCAGGCGTGCGGCTCGCGAGCTTGGTTTCCAGCTGCGGGAAGATCGCGTTTTTGGCGGCGGCAAGCAGGGCTGGGGAGACGCGGCCCCACACGCGAATTTCCTCGGTTTGCGGCTGAGCGATGAAGGTGGTGATCGCCTCGGCGGATTTGATTTTGTCAAAGGACGAAGCGTCCTTCGCGATCCAGATCCACTCGCCGTGTTTCTGCAGAGCGAGGCCGCTTTGCGAAAGGAGAGACCAGATTTTACCGCCCTCCTTGAGTTTGGCAAAAGCGACGAGCGTGGGCTGCGCGGTTTTCAGTTCGTCGGCGTTCACGTCGAGCATGACGACGCCGATGTTGGAGCCGGCCTCGATTTCGGAAAACTCGGGATAGCCGAACGCGGTGAGCTGCATGAGGCCCATGCGCAGGAGGGCGGCCTCGGGGACTTCGACCATGAGCTTGTCGAGTTCGTTGCTGATGAGCTTCGGGTGGCGAAGGGTATATACAGCCTGCACGCCTTCGATTTCAGTGAGCTTCGCGGTGAACGGCTCGGGCTGGGTTTTGGCCTTGGGACTGCACGCGGTGTTGAAGCAAAGCGCGGTGACGAGCATGAGCGCGCCCAGGCTGATGAGTGAGAAACGACGGACTGATTTCATAAGATAAGGAAACTGATTTGAATGTGTGAAGCGGAGGTAAAAGGCCAAAAAAAACCGGGAGTTTTGGCTCCCGGTCCGGCCTCTTTGGGAGGCCGGAGACTGAAAGACGGGTGTAGTTGAAATTACACTACGCCGGTGAAACGTGAGGCGGGATTATTCGGCGGGTTCGGAACCGGTGACGGCGGTGCCGCCGGTCACGGTGACCTTTTCCATGATCGCCTTGGTGAGCTTGGCAGCCAGCTCGGGCTTGTCGCGCACGGCCTGCTTGGCGGCATCGCGACCCTGGCCGATGAGGTTGCCCTCGTAGGAAATCCAGGCGCCTTTTTTCTCCAGGATCTTGTGCTCAATGCCGAGGTCGATGATGGAGCCGGAGGCGGAGATGCCTTCGTCATACATGATGTCGAATTCACACTCGGTGAAGGGAGGTGCGATCTTGTTTTTGACGACCTTCAGCTTGGTGCGATTGCCGATGACCTTGCCGTCCGGGGTCTTGATCTGGTCCTTGCGGCGGATGTCGATGCGGATCGAGGAGAAGAACTTCAGTGCGCGACCACCGGAGGTGGTTTCAGGGCTGCCGAACATGACGCCGATCTTTTCACGAATCTGATTCGTGAAAATACAAATGCACTTCGTCTTGCTGACGACGGCGGTGAGGCGGCGCATGGCTTGCGACATCAGGCGGGCCTGGCTGCCCATGGTCATATCGCCCATCTGGCCGTCGAGTTCGGCCTTGGTGATCAAGGCGGCCACGGAGTCGATGACGATGACGTCGATCGCGTTGGAGCGGATGAGCGTCTCGGTGATGTTGAGCGCGTCTTCGCCGGAGTCGGGCTGGGAGACGAGGAGGTCGTCAATCTTCACGCCGACGACGCGGGCGTATTTCGGGTCGAGCGCGTGTTCGACGTCGATGAAGGCGGCGAGACCGCCGCGGCGCTGGGCCTCGGCGATGACGCTCAAACAGAAGGTGGTTTTACCGGAGGATTCCGGTCCGTAGATCTCGATGATACGGCCGCGGGGGAGGCCTTTGCCGCCGAGGGTGAGATCGATGGCGAGCGAGCCGGTGGAGACGGTCTCGACGGTGAGTTTGTTGTTATCACCCAGGCGCATGATCGAGCCTTCGCCGAACTGTTTGGTGATGGCGCTGAGCGCGAGTTCGACGTTTTTGCGGGCGGAGGCGTCGGGGGCGACGACGGCGGTGGAGGCGGTCTTGGCGGGAGCGGCTTTAGACATGATGCGAAGAAGCTGACGGGTGTATTTTATGGTTTAGGAAGCGAGGCAACCGCCCCGCTGCAGAAGCTGCCAACGTGAAGCGCGGGCGGTTGCGGAAGCAAGCCAAGCGTGGTGAGCATCGCGATTTTTACGCGACCTAGGGAAAGACCTCAGTGTCCGCCGGTCACGGTGGCGGCTGCAGCGGCGGCCGGCTTGAAGGCGGTGGCAAAGTAGATGGCACCGACAATCAGCGCGAAACTCACGGCGTAGTTCCACGTGAGCTTCTCTTTAAGAACCAACCAGGCGAAGACGACGAAGACGCTGAGAGTGATGGCCTCTTGGATGATCTTGAGTTGGTAGCCCGTGAAGGTGCCGCTCATATAGCCGGCGCGGTTGGCGGGGACCATCAGGCAATACTCAAAGAACGCCACACCCCAGGAAAACAAGATGACCCACAGCAGGGATTTGCCCTCCAAAAACTTAAACTTCAGGTGACCATACCAGGCCAGGGTCATGAAGATATTGGAGGCGACGAGCAGGAGGATGGTTTTCATCGGGAGGTGGCGAATCGTGCGCCAGCCAGTGGAGCGGAGCGGGGTGAAGTTGCAATCGCGCAGGGCACGGAGAGGGCAGGTAGGGCGCTTCGGCCCGCAAAATGCTTAAAAAGGGCAACCTTTCGCTTGATCGTCCATAATCGCTTTCTATAAGTTGCTACGTTTTTCGTCTCACATTTGTTCAACGCATGAAAATCAAAGCCTATCTCAAGCCGTCCTGCGGCTGGTCCAACGGAGTTCGCACGATCATGCGCAAGTATAGCCTGCCGTTCGAAGACATCGATATCATCAACAACCGTAACAACTACGCGGAGATGGTTCAGAAGTCCGGCCAGCCGCTTTCTCCCTGCGTCGAAATCGACGGCGTCATGCTGGCCGATATCTCCGGCGAAGAAGTTGAAAACTATCTTCTCTCCAACGATTTGGTTAAACCCACCGACCGTCCGGTGGATGCGGCCACCAACGCCGGCTGCTCTGATGAAGAGCACGCCAAAATGGCCACTAAAACGATTCGTTTCTTCTGATTCGAGGGCGCCAAAGCAACTTCTTGGGCCGGCTCTCGCCAACGCGTGACCGGCCTTTCTTTTGCTCCAAATCCGCCTTCGACCTTTCGCCCGCCGACCTCCTGACTCGCAGTCCTCCCGACCTTCCGACCTCTCCTTTTCACATGGCCAAGATCATTCCGTCACCGCTCTACTCCCCTGAACAAGAACACGATGCCTGCGGCGTCGGGTTCATTGCCAAACTCACGGGCGAACGTTCCTATGACGTCCTCAACCGCGCGATCGCCGCGTTGAAGGCCTTGGCCCACCGCGGCGCCATCGACGCCGATGCGGTCACGGGTGACGGCGCCGGCATCCTCACGCAGCTCCCCGTCGAGCTCTTCAAGGACTACCTCGCCGAGAAAAAGAAGCCTCTCTTCAAGGACTCCGACCTCGGCGTCGGTATGATTTTCCTGCCCAAGGGCGATGATTACGCCCAGGCCCACGCCAAGAAGATCGTCGAGGCCGCCGTCAAAAAAGAAGGTCTCGCCTGGCTCGGCTGGCGCGATGTCCCCACGGATTCCTCCTGCCTCGGTCGCAAGGCCCTCGATACCCAGCCGCTCATCGTGCAAGCCCTTGTTGCCCGTAAAGATGAGACGACTGACGACGAATTCGAGCGCAAGCTCTTCCTCGCGCAGAACTCCGCCGAGAAACAGGTCATCGAGGCCAACATCCCTGGCTTCTACATCTGCTCGTTCTCCTCGCGCACCATCGTTTACAAGGGCCTGCTCACCCCCAGCCAGATCCGCAAATACTTCGTCGATCTCAAGTCGCCGAAGTTCACCACCGCGTTCGCGATCTTCCACCAGCGTTATTCGACCAACACGTTCCCCACGTGGCACTTGGCTCATCCGTTCCGCATGATGGCGCACAACGGTGAAATCAACACCATCCGCGGTAACCGCAACCTCATGCGCGCCCGCGAAAACTCCACCGCCTACGGCGTCTGGGGCGAGCGTTTCCAGGATCTCAAGCCGCTCGTGCAGCCCGGCATGTCCGACTCCGCGACTTTCGACAACGCCCTCCAGCTCATCACGCTCGGCGGACGCAATCCGCTCAACGCCGCGATGATCATGATGCCGCCGGCTTGGGAAAAAGACAAAAAGCTCTCCCCCGAGACCAAGGCCTTCTTCCGCTACCACGCCTGTATGATGGAGCCGTGGGATGGTCCCGCCGCCGTCGTCTTCACGGACGGCCGCACCATCGGAGCCGCCCTCGACCGCAATGGCCTCCGCCCCGCCCGTTACAAGATTTTCGACGACGGTTACTTCATCTTGGCCTCCGAAGCCGGCCTCGTGCACGACTTCCCGGGCAAGGTGGTTGAAGCCGGTCGTCTCGGACCCGGCCGCATGCTCGCGCTCGACCTCGTCACGCATAAGTTCCACCGCGACGAAGAGGTGAAGGCTCAGTTCACCGCGGATCCCCACTTCAACCAGTGGTGCGAAGAGCATCTCATCAATCTGCACAAGACCGCGCAGGTCCCCGCCGCGGCCGAGCCGGTGGCACCTTCGATCGCGACCCAGATCGCGTTCGGCTGCGACAACGACGAAACCGAACTCGTGCTCGCTCCTCTCGCCGAAGGCCTTGAGCCGACCGGTTCGATGGGCGACGACACGCCGCTCGCCGTTCTCTCGCGCCGCCCGCGTCTGCTCTACACCTACTTCAAGCAGCTCTTCGCGCAGGTCACCAATCCTCCGATCGACTCCATCCGCGAAAAAGCAGTTATGTCGCTCACGGGTTACCTCGGGGGTCGCCTTGGTCTTTTCGAGGAATTCCCGAAGACCACCGGCTTCGTCGAACTCGATTCGCCCGTCCTTTTCGATTACGAAGTCGCCGCGCTCTTCGACGTCGCGTTCCTCCAGAATCGCGTCGTGCGCGTCAGCGGATTTTTCGATGCAGTCAAGGGTCCTGACGGCCTCGAAGCCGCGCTTAAAGATCTCGCCTCGCGCGCCCAGGCCGCGGTTGAGAAGGATAACGCCAAGGTCCTGATCATTTCCGACAAGGGAGCCACTGCTGACCAGGTCGCCATCCCGATGCTTCTCGCCGTCGGTGCGGTCAACCAACAGCTCGTGCGCGCCGGCCTCCGCCTCAAGTGCGACCTCGTTGCCGAGACCGGCGAAGCCCGTGACGTTCACCACATCGCCACGTTGCTCGGTTTCGGCGTCAACGCCGTCAACCCCTACCTCGCGCTCGACGTCGTCGCCACGCTCGCTGCCTCCGGCAAGACCGCCAAACCGGTCACCGCCGAGCAAGCCCGCATCAACTACAAGACCGCGATCGACGCCGGCCTGCTCAAGATCATGGCCAAGATGGGCATCTCCACGCTGCTCAGCTATCGCGGTGCGCAGATGTTCGAAGCCCTCGGTATTTCGCACAAGGTCATCGAGGAAAACTTCACCGGCACCCCGTCGCCCATCGGCGGCATTGGTTACGCGCAGATCGCCGAAGAGGCGCTCCGCCGCCACGCCAAGGCCTACGCCGCTCCCGCTGCGGATGCACCGGCCGGCGACCCGACCCTCGGCAACGAGGGTTACTACCGCGTCAACAAGAAGGGCGAGGGCGAGTTCCACGGTTGGAATCCCAAGGTCGTGTCCGCGATGAACAAGTTCGTTCGCGCCGGCACCGGCACCGCCGAATCCTACCAGGACTGGAAGACCCAGTCCGACGACCACCAGCCTGTATCCATCAAAGACCTACTTAAGATCCGCTTTGACGGAGCCAAGCCCGTCGCGATCGACGAGGTCGAGGGCATCGAGGATATCCGCAAGCGTTTCACCACGGCCGGCATGTCCCTCGGAGCGCTCTCGCCCGAGATGCACGAAGCTCTCGCGATTGCGATGAACCGCATCGGCGGCAAGTCGAACTCCGGCGAAGGCGGCGAAGATCCCGATCGTTTCAACGTCCGCGAGAACGGCGACAACGCCAACTCCGCGATCAAGCAGGTCGCCTCCGGCCGCTTCGGTGTCACCGCCGCGTATCTGTCCTCCGCCAAGGAAATCGAAATCAAGATGGCCCAGGGCGCGAAGCCCGGCGAAGGCGGACAGCTGCCCGGCGCCAAGGTCACGCCGCTCATCGCGCGTCTCCGCTACAGCGTCCCCGGCGTCACCCTGATTTCGCCGCCTCCGCACCACGACATCTACTCGATCGAAGACTTGGCCCAGCTGATCTTCGATTTGAAGGAAGTGAACCCGCGCGCGAAGGTCTGTGTGAAGCTCGTGTCCTCCTCCGGCGTCGGCACCGTCGCCGCCGGCGTGGCCAAGGCATACGCCGACGTCATCCTCGTGTCCGGCCACGACGGCGGCACCGGCGCTTCGCCGCTCGCCTCCATCAAGAACGCCGGTTCCGTCTGGGAAATCGGCGTCGCCGAAGCCCACCAGGTTCTGATGATGAACGGCCTCCGCGGCCGCGTCGTCCTTCGCACCGACGGCGGTATGAAGACCGGCCGTGACATC
This window of the Rariglobus hedericola genome carries:
- the recA gene encoding recombinase RecA; this translates as MSKAAPAKTASTAVVAPDASARKNVELALSAITKQFGEGSIMRLGDNNKLTVETVSTGSLAIDLTLGGKGLPRGRIIEIYGPESSGKTTFCLSVIAEAQRRGGLAAFIDVEHALDPKYARVVGVKIDDLLVSQPDSGEDALNITETLIRSNAIDVIVIDSVAALITKAELDGQMGDMTMGSQARLMSQAMRRLTAVVSKTKCICIFTNQIREKIGVMFGSPETTSGGRALKFFSSIRIDIRRKDQIKTPDGKVIGNRTKLKVVKNKIAPPFTECEFDIMYDEGISASGSIIDLGIEHKILEKKGAWISYEGNLIGQGRDAAKQAVRDKPELAAKLTKAIMEKVTVTGGTAVTGSEPAE
- the gltB gene encoding glutamate synthase large subunit; this translates as MAKIIPSPLYSPEQEHDACGVGFIAKLTGERSYDVLNRAIAALKALAHRGAIDADAVTGDGAGILTQLPVELFKDYLAEKKKPLFKDSDLGVGMIFLPKGDDYAQAHAKKIVEAAVKKEGLAWLGWRDVPTDSSCLGRKALDTQPLIVQALVARKDETTDDEFERKLFLAQNSAEKQVIEANIPGFYICSFSSRTIVYKGLLTPSQIRKYFVDLKSPKFTTAFAIFHQRYSTNTFPTWHLAHPFRMMAHNGEINTIRGNRNLMRARENSTAYGVWGERFQDLKPLVQPGMSDSATFDNALQLITLGGRNPLNAAMIMMPPAWEKDKKLSPETKAFFRYHACMMEPWDGPAAVVFTDGRTIGAALDRNGLRPARYKIFDDGYFILASEAGLVHDFPGKVVEAGRLGPGRMLALDLVTHKFHRDEEVKAQFTADPHFNQWCEEHLINLHKTAQVPAAAEPVAPSIATQIAFGCDNDETELVLAPLAEGLEPTGSMGDDTPLAVLSRRPRLLYTYFKQLFAQVTNPPIDSIREKAVMSLTGYLGGRLGLFEEFPKTTGFVELDSPVLFDYEVAALFDVAFLQNRVVRVSGFFDAVKGPDGLEAALKDLASRAQAAVEKDNAKVLIISDKGATADQVAIPMLLAVGAVNQQLVRAGLRLKCDLVAETGEARDVHHIATLLGFGVNAVNPYLALDVVATLAASGKTAKPVTAEQARINYKTAIDAGLLKIMAKMGISTLLSYRGAQMFEALGISHKVIEENFTGTPSPIGGIGYAQIAEEALRRHAKAYAAPAADAPAGDPTLGNEGYYRVNKKGEGEFHGWNPKVVSAMNKFVRAGTGTAESYQDWKTQSDDHQPVSIKDLLKIRFDGAKPVAIDEVEGIEDIRKRFTTAGMSLGALSPEMHEALAIAMNRIGGKSNSGEGGEDPDRFNVRENGDNANSAIKQVASGRFGVTAAYLSSAKEIEIKMAQGAKPGEGGQLPGAKVTPLIARLRYSVPGVTLISPPPHHDIYSIEDLAQLIFDLKEVNPRAKVCVKLVSSSGVGTVAAGVAKAYADVILVSGHDGGTGASPLASIKNAGSVWEIGVAEAHQVLMMNGLRGRVVLRTDGGMKTGRDIVIAALLGAEEFNFGTAALIAGGCAMFRVCHLNTCPVGVATQREDLRAKFRGKPENIINFFNAVAEDVRHYLAKLGARNLNDIIGRVDLLEQIDDPANPKTKFVTLAGLLHNPDPSGELDRYHTRERNERFGGEGSLDEAILQEARDVILGESARLVARYKVTNVNRDVGTQLSGQIAYQHGNEGLPPGTIDLTFTGSAGQSFGAFLVNGLRLTLIGEANDYVGKGINGGEIIIRPKPSETFQWQAQSILGNTCLYGATGGALFAAGRAGERFGVRNSGATAVVEGVGDHGCEYMTGGLVVVLGPTGTNFGAGMSGGLAFVYDAKDSFESNINPAMIGLERLSAQEEIDSLKKLIQAHFKITASPHAQSLVENWDKTVSKFWKVVPFPPTADTPKAVYSFDATKIPVTA
- a CDS encoding DMT family protein is translated as MKTILLLVASNIFMTLAWYGHLKFKFLEGKSLLWVILFSWGVAFFEYCLMVPANRAGYMSGTFTGYQLKIIQEAITLSVFVVFAWLVLKEKLTWNYAVSFALIVGAIYFATAFKPAAAAAATVTGGH
- a CDS encoding glutaredoxin family protein codes for the protein MKIKAYLKPSCGWSNGVRTIMRKYSLPFEDIDIINNRNNYAEMVQKSGQPLSPCVEIDGVMLADISGEEVENYLLSNDLVKPTDRPVDAATNAGCSDEEHAKMATKTIRFF